A genomic segment from Ptychodera flava strain L36383 chromosome 19, AS_Pfla_20210202, whole genome shotgun sequence encodes:
- the LOC139119019 gene encoding V(D)J recombination-activating protein 1-like: protein MVLRTFVKDGSDGMGDVEIYRGKGERTLPGNAFRATFAVVKSEVEIDNKTVLVYENKNPNSVKCNRPLIQTIAEENCHSSLHYILEPMEAEKKMMQNKVMKVDCGEYRRSHYLVFLSSMVDEKMDRSAGGLQGAGSNYACTLCDCTREEAIDKLGSFQINRNRQEIIERAEFRRMNCNCLPPNVMNDKCKGVKTSPIFLSDPIDRGIDATHANINLASFFKKLLIREIAGITQWEKTAELKSSLDAAETKLDDFFKAKLGVNPTLMMAGNYARVFFDEANEGVIVSLIQDTERREKFAEVLSKFRFLKKMYCAKNPQIEFKDEIQDVFSAQGG from the exons ATGGTGTTGCGTACCTTTGTCAAGGATGGTTCTGATGGGATGGGTGATGTTGAAATCTATCGTGGGAAGGGGGAAAGAACTCTCCCTGGAAATGCATTTCGTGCTACATTTGCTGTGGTAAAATCTGAAGTGGAAATTGACAACAAAACAGTGTTGGTCTATGAGAACAAGAATCCTAATTCAGTCAAGTGCAATAGACCATTAATTCAAACAATAGCAGAGGAAAACTGCCACTCATCATTACATTATATTCTGGAACCAATGGaggctgaaaaaaaaatgatgcagaACAAGGTTATGAAAGTTGACTGTGGTGAATACCGGAGAAGTCACTACCTTGTTTTCTTGTCATCTATGGTTGATGAGAAGATGGATAGGAGTGCAGGGGGGTTGCAGGGAGCTGGGTCAAATTATGCATGCACTCTATGTGATTGTACGCGTGAGGAAGCCATTGACAAATTAGGTTCATTCCAAATCAATAGAAATAGGCAGGAGATAATTGAGAGGGCAGAGTTTCGAAGGATGAATTGTAACTGTTTGCCTCCCAATGTTATGAATGATAAGTGTAAAGGGGTAAAAACTAGTCCCATTTTCCTTTCAGACCCAATTGACAGAGGTATAGATGCAACCCATGCAAATATAAATCTTGCTTCATTTTTTAAGAAATTGTTGATTCGAGAAATTGCAGGTATTACACAGTGGGAAAAGACAGCAGAGTTGAAGTCCAGTCTAGATGCAGCTGAAACAAAACTGGATGATTTCTTTAAAGCTAAGTTAGGGGTTAACCCAACTCTCATGATGGCTGGTAATTATGCCAGGGTTTTTTTTGATGAGGCAAATGAAGGGGTCATAGTATCGTTGATACAAGATACTGAGAGACGTGAGAAATTTGCTGAAGTTTTGTCCAAGTTCAGATTTCTGAAGAAAATGTACTGTGCCAAAAATCCACAGATTGAATTCAAAGATGAAATCCAGGAT GTTTTCAGTGCACAAGGAGGGTGA